From one Deltaproteobacteria bacterium genomic stretch:
- a CDS encoding cytochrome b/b6 domain-containing protein, which yields MKKGASMLPLRRDSIRIAATTVLLALGLLAAALRTDGLALDNGQCFDCHGDSGILSWSAQEKSGNVKPGGPAKPQRHVPPFPGLNLFVDPALYKASVHTDLSCTDCHADIKDLPHAARLAPVDCSGCHAEANKAYKASRHVIVHRKEAKTDTPACSDCHGAHAITKSSTSTSPVYFRNVAATCIRCHSSPELTRRGVIPIPGAGSMYEKSIHNRAIVEKGLNKSATCVDCHGSHDLKDRLDPASPIFRTNIPATCGRCHYGVFSIFRDSVHGVAFYRGVPDAPGCTECHGEHDIRQAADPGSSVSFAAVPQKTCPSCHAAEKLAAKYGIAIEKVKGYEQSFHGLSQRLGDVTVANCSSCHGTHEIFPSRDPRSTVHPNNLKVTCGKCHKLESEIFARGNMHFGPGGIGGQIKFWVEKIYIWMIVVVIGGMAVHNGADYIRKMQAIYRKRRESEGPMYERMNLSERVQHVLTASTFFILVITGFALKFKWSIPFISDATNVAIRAQGHRVAAILMVVTCLYHLYYVIFTARGRDQFARMMPRWQDALDIVGMLKYLAGFDNHKPQFGRYSYIEKAEYLALVWGSIVMIVTGFMLWFQDETLRRIPMWGLDVATLVHYYEAILATLAIIVWHLYYVMINPDFAPLSLTWLDGNLTRHDMEHEHALELQEIEARERSGKAPGTGKTGKPTEES from the coding sequence ATGAAGAAAGGGGCGTCCATGCTTCCCCTGCGCCGTGACTCGATCCGCATCGCAGCAACGACTGTCCTCCTTGCGCTTGGCTTGCTCGCGGCCGCACTACGCACCGACGGTTTGGCCCTGGACAACGGGCAATGCTTCGACTGCCACGGAGACTCGGGCATCCTCTCCTGGTCGGCCCAGGAAAAATCCGGCAACGTCAAGCCGGGAGGGCCCGCGAAACCGCAGCGCCACGTTCCGCCGTTCCCCGGGCTGAACCTGTTCGTGGATCCGGCGCTGTACAAGGCATCGGTCCACACGGATCTCTCCTGCACCGACTGCCATGCGGACATCAAGGACCTTCCCCATGCAGCCCGTCTTGCTCCGGTCGACTGCTCGGGATGCCACGCGGAGGCGAACAAGGCCTACAAGGCGAGCCGCCACGTGATAGTGCACCGCAAGGAGGCGAAGACGGACACGCCTGCGTGCTCCGACTGCCACGGCGCGCACGCCATAACGAAATCCTCCACCTCCACGTCGCCGGTATACTTCCGGAACGTCGCGGCTACCTGCATCAGGTGCCACTCCAGCCCCGAATTGACGAGGCGGGGTGTCATTCCCATCCCCGGCGCCGGCTCCATGTACGAAAAGAGCATCCATAATCGCGCGATCGTCGAAAAAGGGCTGAACAAGTCGGCCACCTGCGTCGACTGCCACGGGTCGCACGATCTCAAGGACCGTCTCGATCCCGCTTCCCCGATCTTCCGGACGAACATCCCGGCAACCTGCGGGAGGTGCCATTACGGCGTGTTCTCGATCTTCCGCGACAGCGTGCACGGCGTCGCCTTTTACCGCGGCGTACCTGACGCTCCCGGCTGCACAGAATGCCACGGGGAACACGATATCAGGCAGGCGGCCGACCCGGGCTCCTCCGTGTCGTTCGCGGCGGTGCCGCAGAAGACGTGCCCCTCCTGCCATGCCGCCGAAAAGCTGGCCGCAAAGTACGGCATCGCCATTGAGAAGGTCAAGGGCTACGAGCAAAGCTTCCACGGCCTCTCCCAGCGGCTCGGGGACGTTACGGTGGCCAACTGCTCCTCCTGCCACGGAACCCACGAGATCTTCCCGTCACGGGATCCCCGGTCGACGGTCCACCCCAATAACCTGAAGGTCACCTGCGGAAAGTGCCACAAGCTGGAATCGGAGATCTTCGCCAGGGGGAACATGCATTTCGGGCCAGGCGGGATCGGCGGGCAGATCAAGTTCTGGGTGGAGAAGATCTACATATGGATGATCGTAGTCGTAATCGGCGGCATGGCCGTCCACAACGGAGCCGATTACATACGCAAGATGCAGGCGATCTACAGGAAGCGAAGGGAAAGCGAAGGGCCGATGTACGAACGGATGAATCTGTCCGAAAGGGTCCAGCACGTACTGACGGCCTCGACTTTCTTCATACTGGTAATAACCGGGTTCGCCCTGAAGTTCAAATGGTCGATTCCGTTCATCTCCGACGCGACGAACGTGGCTATCCGCGCGCAAGGCCACCGCGTGGCGGCCATCCTTATGGTCGTCACGTGCCTTTACCACCTTTATTACGTGATCTTCACGGCACGCGGGCGCGACCAGTTCGCGCGGATGATGCCCCGCTGGCAGGATGCCCTGGACATCGTCGGGATGCTCAAATACCTCGCGGGATTCGATAACCACAAGCCGCAGTTCGGGCGGTACAGCTACATCGAGAAGGCGGAATACCTTGCCCTGGTCTGGGGATCGATCGTCATGATAGTCACGGGGTTCATGCTGTGGTTCCAGGACGAAACGCTGCGGCGCATCCCGATGTGGGGCCTCGACGTGGCGACGCTCGTTCATTACTATGAAGCGATCCTCGCAACGCTGGCCATCATCGTCTGGCATCTGTATTATGTGATGATCAATCCCGACTTCGCACCGCTATCGCTCACGTGGCTCGACGGAAATCTCACCCGCCACGACATGGAGCACGAGCATGCCCTTGAGCTTCAGGAGATCGAAGCCAGGGAGCGGAGCGGCAAGGCTCCGGGGACGGGAAAGACCGGAAAGCCCACGGAGGAGTCATGA